A portion of the Glandiceps talaboti chromosome 13, keGlaTala1.1, whole genome shotgun sequence genome contains these proteins:
- the LOC144444578 gene encoding glutathionyl-hydroquinone reductase YqjG-like gives MAASSQDDQTNKEERRARGEFVRGVSAARNWITADGSSGFKAEPGRYHLYIANNCPWCHRTVLTRAIKGLQDVISMDVCWYRRDGDKGWMFNSEIPGCTEDTVNGKKYIKEIYKMSDLVQSSVPILWDKKTKVVVNNESSEIIRMLNCEFNEWAKVSIDLYPPNLRNEIDEFNNWIYPEVNNGAYKAGFAHSQEAYDPAVRVVFKAFDRLEEILSKRRFLCGDQMTEADVRLFPTLFRFDHVYVVRFKCNKKMLIDYKYLPEYVRDTYQQKGVAEACNIDHCIKGYFGRTGYGIIPIGPDIDFNVPTKRSKMK, from the exons ATGG CCGCCAGTTCGCAGGATgaccaaacaaacaaagaggAACGTCGAGCACGTGGTGAGTTTGTACGAGGTGTAAGTGCTGCTCGTAACTGGATCACTGCTGATGGGTCATCGGGTTTCAAAGCTGAGCCAGGTCGTTATCATCTGTACATTGCCAACAACTGTCCATGGTGTCATCGTACAGTTCTGACCAGGGCTATTAAGGGCTTACAGGATGTGATATCTATGGATGTATGTTGGTACAGACGTGATGGTGATAAAGGATGGATGTTTAACTCTGAAATACCAGGTTGTACTGAAGATACAGTTAATGGAAAGAAATACATTAAAGAGATATACAAGATGTCAGATCTTGTCCAGAG tTCTGTTCCAATTCTGTGGGACAAGAAAACCAAGGTCGTGGTCAACAACGAAAGTTCAGAAATCATACGAATGTTAAATTGTGAGTTTAATGAGTGGGCTAAGGTGTCCATAGATCTGTATCCCCCTAACTTGAGAAATGAAATAGATGAATTCAATAATTGGATTTACCCTGAGGTCAACAATGGGGCGTATAAAGCTGGGTTCGCACATTCACAAGAAGCGTATGATCCGGCAGTAAGAGTTGTATTCAAGGCCTTTGATCGTCTTGAGGAAATCTTATCAAAACGCCGCTTTCTTTGTGGGGATCAAATGACTGAAGCTGATGTCCGTCTATTTCCAACACTTTTCCGATTTGATCACGTCTACGTAGTTAggttcaaatgtaataaaaagaTGTTAATTGATTACAAATATCTACCAGAATATGTTCGTGATACGTACCAGCAGAAAGGTGTAGCTGAAGCATGTAACATCGATCACTGTATAAAGGGATACTTTGGTCGTACTGGATATGGCATCATTCCTATTGGACCAGATATCGATTTCAATGTACCAACTAAGCGTTCTAAAATGAAATAg